One segment of Triticum aestivum cultivar Chinese Spring chromosome 2A, IWGSC CS RefSeq v2.1, whole genome shotgun sequence DNA contains the following:
- the LOC123184779 gene encoding zinc finger CCCH domain-containing protein 10-like, producing the protein MELDMYNMVVQADGSVTYQLTDPTTWGAWAHEGHRLWASMSEDFWLYEYKVRRCPQPYSHDWTACPYAHKGERARRRDPRRFNYVAISCPEYRANAHAHAQLGLTGAGHPPPTCARGLRCRYAHGVFELWLHPTRFRTRKCEAGTRCQRRICFFAHFTRELRGEDPVAAFAAAAVPPSPFAMPRTPPRIFQRTPSTPVTRPQVVSTPQLFDDLTLQATPNRLRMLSLYSAITGDDVFSSPDATASAVATAATTMSTLRAPLPANEEDTKSVHYADDEDSLLNDYPHRDLIMDFMR; encoded by the coding sequence ATGGAACTGGACATGTATAACATGGTGGTGCAGGCGGACGGCAGCGTCACATACCAGCTGACCGATCCAACAACGTGGGGCGCATGGGCACACGAGGGGCATCGGCTGTGGGCGTCCATGTCGGAGGACTTCTGGCTGTACGAGTACAAGGTGCGACGGTGCCCGCAGCCGTACAGTCATGACTGGACGGCATGCCCATACGCGCACAAGGGCGAGCGTGCCCGCCGCCGTGACCCGCGCCGCTTCAACTACGTCGCCATCTCCTGCCCGGAGTATCGCGCCAATGCGCACGCGCACGCGCAGCTCGGGCTCACCGGCGCTGGTCACCCGCCGCCGACCTGCGCGCGCGGGCTCAGGTGCCGCTACGCGCACGGCGTCTTCGAGTTGTGGCTGCACCCGACCCGGTTCCGCACGCGCAAGTGCGAGGCAGGCACTCGCTGCCAACGCCGGATCTGCTTCTTCGCGCACTTCACCCGCGAGCTCAGGGGCGAGGACCCGGTCGCCGCGTTCGCTGCCGCCGCGGTGCCGCCTTCGCCCTTCGCCATGCCGCGGACGCCACCCCGCATCTTCCAACGCACTCCATCCACTCCTGTGACGCGTCCGCAGGTTGTTTCAACTCCACAGCTGTTCGATGACCTCACCCTGCAGGCCACTCCAAACAGGCTTCGCATGCTGAGCCTATACTCTGCCATCACCGGGGACGATGTTTTCTCCTCCCCggacgccaccgcctccgccgtcgccactgctgcCACCACCATGTCGACCCTCAGGGCGCCCTTACCGGCAAACGAGGAGGACACTAAATCCGTCCACTACGCGGATGACGAAGACTCCCTGCTAAACGACTACCCGCACCGAGATCTTATCATGGACTTTATGCGCTAG